The sequence ATTGGTGAGACCGGAGTCCCGCTTGGCGTTGGGGGACGCGCTGAAGGCGTTCCGGACCAGCACCGCGAGTGCCGGGACGTCGTCGGCCCCGGCTCGGGTGGTCACCCACGCATCGGCGCTGTCGCTCGCGGTCCCGGTAGTGGTGCCCACCGAGCCCACTGCCGGCCGACTCCCCGAGTCCCTCGACCACGACGGAGACCGGCTCGCTGCCCTCCGTCGCGCGCACCAGGAGGAGCTGACCGCCCTCCGCCGGGAGCTCGCCCAACAGCTCGCCGAGGTTCGGGCTGCGCATGACGAAAGCGCACGTGCTGCCGAGCTCAGCGCCGTCCAGTACGCCGAGGTCACGGAGCATGCGGCGCGGATCGAGCGGGCCCTGTCGGAGGCCTCGGCGAACCTGGCTCTGGCAGAGCGGGCGCGCTCCGACGCCGAAGCCGCCCGCGCCGCGGCAGAAGAGGCGTACACCGCGGCGGAGCGCATGCGCATGGCCGCGGAGGCGGCCCACGCCGAGGCCGAGTACGGCCTCGGCCAGGCCGAACGGGCCCGCGCCGCGACCGCCGACCGCGCGGTGCAAGCCATCCAGGAGCTGTCGGCACGGCTCACCGATGCCCGGCAGGCGCAGGAGGACACCGCAGCCGCCCTGGCCCTGAGCGAGCAGGATCACGCGGAGACCCGGGCTGCTCTCGCCCAGGCCGAACGGGCCCGCGCCGCGACCGCCGACCGCGCGGTCCAGGCCGTCCAGCAGGCGACCGACCGGGTCGCGCAGGTCGAATCGGACGCGGCCACGCGGATCGCAGAGCTGGAACGGCAACTCCGAGCGAGCCACTCGACCCCGCCCGCCCCGCCCGCCCCGCCCGCCCCAGCACCGCGGCCTCCGCATCCGAGCGCTCCGCCGACCGCGACTCCGCAGTCGGCAGCCGCCCCGCCCCCGCCGTCGTACCAGCCGTCCGCCGCACCCGACCCCCGCCGTTGGTGGAGCCGGCACTGACCGTCCGGCGCCCCCGGAGCACGAACACCGTCCACCACCCAAGCGCGAGAACGGGCCTCACCGTGGAACCCCGAGACGAACTGGTCAGCTACCTCCGCCGGCAGCTCGTGGGCCCCACCCACGGACCGGAGGAGGTCCTCGACGCGCCGCCGGACCGGCAGTACCTCATGGGCACCCTCTACCCCCAGGACTCCGAGCTCCAGCGGCAGCTGGAGCTGGCCGCCGACGAGACCGACGGCCCCGGCACGGAGTCCGACGCCGCGGACACGAGCCCGTCCTTCGACCCCGTCCCCGAGTCCAACGCCTGGCTGCCCTCCTCGCTGGGCTTCACCTTCTTCACCGATGCCGTCACCGTCCGGGTCAGCTGTGAAGCCGCGCGCTACCGCACTCTCCGCGGGGACCGGGGCCGCCGGTGGCAACGGGAGCCCCTTCCGGAGGAGACCCATGACCTGGCCTCGGACCGGGACCGCGTGACCGTGCTGGACGGGCGGGCCGAGATCCGGATCCGTCGGCGGTCCTTCGGTTCCGGCCAGTTGGTCACCGTGGCCCTGGTCAACACAGCTCGGACCGAGCCCGCGCCGGGGCACCCCCCGCGGTGGGACCACATGCTGTTCCAGGTCGGGCTCTCGGCACGGCCACTGGACGGCTCGGTCCTCCAGTACCCGAGCATCCGGCTCGCCAGCCGTGACCCGGAGGAGCAGGAACTGCGGCTGCTGTACCGCCATGTGCGCACCCACGCGGTCGGCCACGGCTGCGCGGTGAAGGAGGAGACGGACGGGACTCCGACCGATGGCACCGGGCCCGTCGTGGTCCTGCGCGCCGCCGTGCTCCCGGAGGCGGACGTACCGGCCACCAGGGCCGCCGGGCCCGCCGGAGCGACGGTCCTGAGCCTCCATCGTCTGGCGGACCCCGGTCTGCCCGTGTCCCGGCTGCGCGCGGAGCTGGACGCCTTCACAGCCGGCTACCGTTCCTGGTACGAGGAACAGTGCCGCGCCGAGGTCCCGGTGTGGGGACGGGCGGCCGCCCGCCGCGTGCTGGACCGGATCGGAGCGGCGGTCCGCCGGATCGAGTCGGGCGTCGACAGCCTGTGCGACCCCGACCGCCCGGAGCTGTTGCAGGCCTTCCGGACAGCGAACCGGGCGATGGCCCTGCAGATGCGCCACTCCGCCCCTGATCTGGCCGGCGAGCGGCGGGCCCGGCGGGACCCGGTCCCGGCGGAGCCCGAGCCGGACCGGACGGCGTCCTGGCGCCCGTTCCAGTTGGCGTTCTTCCTGCTCGCCCTGGACGGCGTCGCCGACCGGCAGCACCCGGACCGGCAGGTCACCGACCTGATCTGGTTCCCCACCGGAGGCGGCAAGACGGAGGCGTACCTGCTGCTGGCGGCGTTCGCCATGCTGCTTCGCCGCCGTGAGCCGAACGGCGGCGGCACGGCCGTGCTGAGCCGCTACACGTTGAGCCTCCTGACCACCCAGCAGTTCCAGCGCACGGCCACCACGGTGTGCGCGTTGGAGGCGCTGCGCGCCGCCGATCCGCAGACCCTGGGCGAGGAGCCCTTCACGGTCGGCCTCTGGGTCGGCGAGGGCACCTCCCCGAACTCGTACGACGCCGCACGACGGCTGTTCGAGGACGTCAGGGCGGCAGCCCGACCGGAGGACGTGTTCATCCTGGACCGGTGCCCGTGGTGCGGCACCCGCCTGGTGCCCACCCACAAATCGCCGGACATCGGCGACTACGGCGTGCGCGCGGGCGCCGACTCGTTCGCGTTCTTCTGCCCGCGCGACACCTGCCGCTTCCACGGCGAACTGCCGGTGGCCGTGGTCGACCAGCAGCTGTACGACCACCCGCCGACCTTCCTCCTCGGCACCGTCGACAAATTCGCCAGGCTGGCGTGGGAGTCGGATGCCGGACGCCTGTTCGGGTCCGGGACGGGCTGCCGGCCACCGTCGCTCGTCATCCAGGACGAGCTGCACCTGCTCACCGGGCCGCTCGGAA comes from Streptomyces sp. TLI_053 and encodes:
- a CDS encoding helicase-related protein, which encodes MEPRDELVSYLRRQLVGPTHGPEEVLDAPPDRQYLMGTLYPQDSELQRQLELAADETDGPGTESDAADTSPSFDPVPESNAWLPSSLGFTFFTDAVTVRVSCEAARYRTLRGDRGRRWQREPLPEETHDLASDRDRVTVLDGRAEIRIRRRSFGSGQLVTVALVNTARTEPAPGHPPRWDHMLFQVGLSARPLDGSVLQYPSIRLASRDPEEQELRLLYRHVRTHAVGHGCAVKEETDGTPTDGTGPVVVLRAAVLPEADVPATRAAGPAGATVLSLHRLADPGLPVSRLRAELDAFTAGYRSWYEEQCRAEVPVWGRAAARRVLDRIGAAVRRIESGVDSLCDPDRPELLQAFRTANRAMALQMRHSAPDLAGERRARRDPVPAEPEPDRTASWRPFQLAFFLLALDGVADRQHPDRQVTDLIWFPTGGGKTEAYLLLAAFAMLLRRREPNGGGTAVLSRYTLSLLTTQQFQRTATTVCALEALRAADPQTLGEEPFTVGLWVGEGTSPNSYDAARRLFEDVRAAARPEDVFILDRCPWCGTRLVPTHKSPDIGDYGVRAGADSFAFFCPRDTCRFHGELPVAVVDQQLYDHPPTFLLGTVDKFARLAWESDAGRLFGSGTGCRPPSLVIQDELHLLTGPLGTTVGLFESAVLGLCTDADGTGPKVVASTATIRRAGEQVRALYGSEVQLFPASGLDARHSYFAEPDLARPGRRYLGVMAQGHTAGRAVVAAAAAMLQGAWELPEEHRDDYWTLVAYHHSLRELGRTVTAAADDIPAELGSLSVRNGSRPLPDHQVQELTSNLRRTEQPVLLDRLERPWQDPESVSFLPCTNMLSVGVDVKRLALMLMQGQPKTTAEYIQATSRVGRHSVPGLVVTFLNATRPRDRSHYESFGVYHRSLYRHVEPTSVTPWSVPSRRRVLHAALVILVRHQLGLAAESTAGDLPERLAEARTLADRLAARAAASDPRAAEDVRRELDGLLTEWERAALDARAGGKRLYYSSQGKGQANLLKGFEQSGGLWETPNSMRNVDRECQVTVKGTDQ